The following coding sequences are from one Natrarchaeobius halalkaliphilus window:
- a CDS encoding (2Fe-2S)-binding protein: MSIENTEVVDESEHRTIELSVNGDTHQVRVKPNELLLNVLREKLHLTGSKYACGTGECRACSVLVDGEPTLSCLQLAITAEGKEITTVEGISDGRTLHEIQQSFLDTGASQCGYCTPGFVVMTKKLLEDNPSPTEEEIRDHLKGNICRCTGYNNIIDAVKKAAEETEAE; the protein is encoded by the coding sequence ATGTCGATAGAAAACACTGAAGTCGTAGACGAATCGGAGCACCGAACGATCGAACTGAGCGTCAATGGAGATACCCACCAGGTCAGGGTAAAACCGAACGAGCTCCTGTTGAACGTGCTTCGAGAGAAACTCCACCTGACGGGATCGAAGTACGCCTGCGGAACCGGCGAATGTCGTGCGTGCAGCGTTCTGGTCGACGGAGAACCCACGCTTTCGTGCCTTCAGCTCGCGATCACTGCCGAGGGCAAGGAGATCACCACGGTCGAGGGGATTTCGGACGGACGCACACTCCACGAAATTCAGCAGTCGTTCCTCGATACCGGTGCGAGCCAGTGTGGCTACTGTACTCCCGGCTTCGTCGTCATGACGAAGAAGCTTCTCGAGGACAATCCGAGTCCGACGGAAGAAGAGATCAGGGATCACCTCAAAGGCAACATCTGTCGCTGTACCGGCTACAACAACATTATCGATGCGGTGAAGAAGGCGGCTGAGGAAACCGAAGCCGAGTAG
- a CDS encoding FAD binding domain-containing protein, translated as MDNQLASNTTTRVIAQDFDYSAPASLAEALSIRNEYGEDVRPLAGGTDLLIELKADLREEGHLMSLDGVDELNHITDADDDLVIGATVTFDQLIESPLVNDWFPSLSEAASDAGGVQVEKMGTVGGNLCNASPAASSAPPLLNLDARVTLQSEDGERTVPLDEFFTGPKQTLLESDELLTEVRVPKTRFDGWAHEEVKRVTEDLAKAIVSVVVQRDGDVITDCRIGLGCVAPVPMRASNAEAVLNGETFSDDVLARAGATAREEISPISDSRSTSEYRRLITETKIEDLLTEAWDRA; from the coding sequence ATGGATAACCAGCTTGCGTCAAATACGACGACTCGAGTCATTGCACAGGATTTCGATTATTCGGCGCCGGCGTCGCTCGCCGAGGCGCTCTCGATCCGGAACGAATACGGTGAGGACGTTCGGCCGCTCGCTGGCGGGACGGACCTCCTGATCGAGCTGAAAGCAGATCTCAGGGAAGAGGGTCATCTGATGTCCCTCGACGGCGTCGACGAACTGAACCACATCACCGACGCCGACGACGACCTCGTCATCGGTGCGACGGTCACGTTCGATCAGCTGATCGAATCGCCACTGGTCAACGACTGGTTCCCTAGCCTGTCCGAAGCGGCCAGCGATGCAGGCGGCGTGCAAGTCGAAAAGATGGGGACGGTCGGTGGAAACCTCTGTAATGCATCCCCAGCGGCGAGCAGTGCGCCGCCGCTTTTGAACCTCGATGCGCGCGTGACACTCCAAAGCGAGGACGGCGAACGAACCGTCCCGCTCGATGAGTTTTTCACCGGCCCGAAGCAGACGCTTCTGGAATCGGACGAACTCCTCACCGAGGTCCGCGTACCCAAAACCCGTTTCGACGGCTGGGCCCACGAAGAGGTAAAGCGAGTGACAGAGGATCTGGCGAAAGCGATCGTTTCGGTCGTCGTCCAGCGTGACGGGGACGTCATCACCGACTGTCGAATCGGCCTCGGCTGTGTCGCACCGGTTCCGATGCGAGCGTCCAATGCCGAAGCGGTGCTGAACGGCGAGACGTTTAGCGACGACGTTCTGGCGCGCGCTGGTGCGACAGCACGCGAGGAAATCAGTCCGATCTCCGACTCGAGGTCGACCAGCGAGTACCGGCGACTGATTACGGAAACGAAAATCGAAGATCTTCTCACTGAAGCCTGGGATAGAGCCTAA